In a genomic window of Pseudomonas oryzihabitans:
- the fdhE gene encoding formate dehydrogenase accessory protein FdhE: MAGQILEPGEIEAAAVNPDFILLPGGELFGYRADRLRLLAAGNALGDYLLLMADLCEAQQQVFDSLAPLPLDEARSAQSLQHGLPPLSYDTLVREGDWLPALDALLAALQIEQSPVQAALDALRHADAGQRKAWAIALLAGSYELVPAGVVPFLGAALQVAWTHWLQRSDFTALREQGSQTACPCCGSPPMAGVIHHLGKANGLRYLTCSLCACEWHFVRVKCSHCETGKGLGYYSLGTDDANAQQAPLRAETCAHCKTYLKHLYRDHDARSEPLSADLASLALDVRLAEEGYQRHAPNLLFAPG, translated from the coding sequence ATGGCGGGCCAGATCCTCGAGCCCGGCGAAATCGAAGCCGCGGCCGTCAATCCCGATTTCATCCTGCTGCCCGGTGGCGAGCTGTTCGGCTATCGCGCCGACCGCCTGCGCCTGTTGGCTGCCGGCAATGCCCTCGGCGACTACCTCCTGCTGATGGCCGACCTCTGCGAGGCCCAGCAGCAGGTCTTCGATAGCCTCGCGCCCCTGCCGCTGGACGAGGCGCGCAGCGCCCAGAGCCTGCAGCATGGCCTGCCGCCGCTGAGCTACGACACCCTGGTCCGCGAAGGCGACTGGCTACCGGCGCTGGACGCCCTGCTGGCGGCCCTCCAGATCGAGCAGTCGCCCGTACAGGCCGCCCTCGACGCCTTGCGCCATGCCGATGCCGGTCAGCGCAAGGCCTGGGCCATCGCCCTGCTGGCGGGCAGCTACGAGCTGGTGCCGGCCGGCGTGGTGCCCTTCCTTGGCGCCGCCCTGCAGGTGGCCTGGACCCACTGGCTGCAGCGCAGCGACTTCACTGCCCTGCGCGAACAGGGCAGCCAGACGGCCTGCCCCTGCTGCGGGTCGCCCCCCATGGCCGGGGTCATCCATCACCTGGGCAAGGCCAATGGCCTGAGATACCTCACCTGCTCGCTGTGCGCCTGTGAGTGGCACTTCGTGCGGGTCAAATGCAGCCACTGCGAGACCGGCAAGGGCCTGGGCTATTACTCCCTGGGCACCGACGACGCCAATGCCCAGCAGGCGCCCCTGCGCGCCGAGACCTGCGCCCACTGCAAGACCTATCTCAAGCATCTCTACCGCGACCATGACGCGCGTAGCGAGCCGCTCTCCGCCGATCTCGCCAGCCTGGCGCTGGACGTGCGCCTGGCGGAAGAGGGCTACCAGCGCCATGCACCCAATCTGCTGTTCGCGCCTGGCTGA
- a CDS encoding formate dehydrogenase subunit gamma codes for MKPEIQRYNANERTNHWIVAILFFMAGLSGLALFHPALFWLSNLFGGGTWTRILHPFMGVAMFVFFAFLVIRFWRHNKIGREDAQWLKQINDVLNNREEKLPPIDKYNPGQKILFWVLLACMLVLLVSGVVIWRQYFAHLFPIPVIRLGALAHAFAAFVLVLSIIVHIYAGIWIKGSVTAMMTGWVSRAWAKKHHSLWYEKVTREKK; via the coding sequence ATGAAACCGGAAATCCAGCGTTACAACGCCAACGAGCGGACCAACCACTGGATCGTGGCGATCCTGTTCTTCATGGCCGGGCTGTCGGGGCTGGCGCTGTTCCACCCCGCGCTGTTCTGGCTGTCCAACCTGTTCGGTGGCGGCACCTGGACGCGCATCCTGCATCCCTTCATGGGCGTGGCGATGTTCGTCTTCTTCGCCTTCCTGGTGATCCGCTTCTGGCGGCACAACAAGATCGGTCGCGAAGACGCCCAGTGGCTCAAGCAGATCAACGACGTGCTGAACAACCGCGAGGAAAAGCTGCCGCCGATCGACAAGTACAACCCCGGGCAGAAGATCCTGTTCTGGGTGCTCTTGGCCTGCATGCTAGTCCTGCTGGTCAGCGGCGTGGTCATCTGGCGGCAGTACTTCGCCCACCTGTTCCCTATCCCGGTGATCCGCCTGGGCGCTCTGGCTCATGCCTTCGCGGCCTTCGTGCTGGTCTTGTCGATCATCGTGCACATCTATGCCGGGATCTGGATCAAGGGTTCGGTGACCGCGATGATGACCGGCTGGGTGAGCCGTGCCTGGGCCAAGAAGCACCACTCGCTGTGGTACGAGAAGGTCACCCGCGAGAAGAAGTGA
- the fdxH gene encoding formate dehydrogenase subunit beta, producing the protein MASQDIYARSATTTAYSSVRTQSEVAKLIDVSKCIGCKACQVACSEWNELRDEVGHNHGTYDNPADLTADSWTLMRFTEYEDEAGKLEWLIRKDGCMHCAEPGCLKACPSPGAIVKYANGIVDFNQDLCIGCGYCIAGCPFDIPRISKKDNKAYKCSLCSDRVGVGLEPACVKTCPTGAITFGTKDAMKEHAAERIVDLKSRGYENAGLYDPAGVGGTHVMYVLHHADQPQLYNHLPEDPTISPSVGLWKGITKPLALFAMGAAVLAGFFHYVRVGPNRTDDDDEVVEAPPSTPGDAPKGEVKQLSPSVQIFDPHDKQP; encoded by the coding sequence ATGGCAAGCCAAGATATCTATGCCCGCTCCGCGACCACCACGGCCTACTCGTCCGTGCGCACCCAGTCGGAAGTGGCCAAGCTGATCGACGTGTCCAAGTGCATCGGCTGCAAGGCCTGCCAGGTCGCCTGCTCGGAATGGAACGAGCTGCGCGACGAGGTGGGCCACAACCATGGCACCTACGACAACCCGGCGGACCTCACCGCGGATTCCTGGACCCTGATGAGGTTCACCGAATACGAGGACGAGGCCGGCAAGCTGGAGTGGCTGATCCGCAAGGACGGCTGCATGCACTGCGCCGAGCCAGGCTGCCTGAAGGCCTGTCCGAGTCCGGGGGCCATCGTCAAGTACGCCAATGGCATCGTCGACTTCAACCAGGATCTCTGCATCGGCTGCGGCTACTGCATCGCCGGTTGCCCCTTCGACATCCCGCGGATTTCGAAGAAGGACAACAAGGCCTACAAGTGCTCGCTGTGTTCGGACCGGGTCGGCGTCGGCCTGGAACCGGCCTGCGTGAAGACCTGTCCGACCGGCGCCATCACCTTCGGCACCAAGGACGCCATGAAGGAGCACGCCGCCGAGCGCATCGTCGATCTCAAGAGCCGGGGCTACGAGAACGCCGGGCTCTACGACCCGGCCGGGGTAGGGGGCACCCACGTCATGTACGTGCTGCACCATGCCGACCAGCCGCAGCTGTACAACCATCTGCCCGAGGATCCGACCATCAGCCCCAGCGTGGGCCTGTGGAAGGGCATCACCAAACCCCTGGCGTTGTTCGCCATGGGCGCGGCGGTGCTGGCCGGCTTCTTCCACTACGTGCGCGTCGGCCCCAACCGGACCGATGACGACGACGAGGTGGTCGAGGCGCCGCCCTCCACCCCGGGCGATGCGCCCAAGGGCGAGGTCAAGCAGCTGAGTCCGTCCGTGCAGATCTTCGATCCGCACGACAAGCAGCCCTAG